In Enoplosus armatus isolate fEnoArm2 chromosome 20, fEnoArm2.hap1, whole genome shotgun sequence, the sequence CCTCTTACAAAACTCAGGGtacagtgccttgctcaaggacactttgacatgacaaGCGGAGCTGGGgctcaaacccccaacccgGTGTGGTGTGGTCTGGTATGACCGGTGGCTTacagtggctaatgttagctttagATAGCAAGCTTTAGATAGATATTGCTGTGCAGCTGACATAATTCATTCAATGAGGAAGACCTTGGGATGTGGTTGAAAGAATGAATTCTGTCATTTCTACTTGTGGCCACAGAGGCCGCTGTTCAGCACAAGTGACACAGCCTTGCTTTAAATCATTGTGTGAAAGATTGTAATGACcgttgtctctctgtttcaggcCATCAGAAGAAGCTGATGTTAGCCGTGAAGAGACTGTCTGACCTGCAGCGCTCTCGTAACCATTCCGACAGAGCGGGAGGCGGGACTCTCCGGCGGAAGCCCCCCGCCGCCCTGGAGCTGGTGGCCATTGAACACACGCCAACGCACAACGTGCACACTCGCTCCGACGCTTCTTCTGATGACTGCTGCCCCTCCCCTCGCACGCCCAGgaccctcctctccttccaggACAGCGAGCTGAGCGCTGAGCTGCAGAACGCTATGATGGGCAGGGCGGGAGGGGGAGCTGCCGAGGCGTTTGGCATCAGGGGCGTGACCTCAGCCACGGCTATATCTGccatgtcagtcagtcaggagAGCATTAGCGTGCGATCGCGGGGATCAGGGAATTCTGGAAATTCAAATTCAGGATATTCTCAAGATCACCAAGCTGTTCAGTCTTCAGCCAGGGCAGCCAGCCGGTCAGAGGAGAGTCTGGGGAGCGGTGTGGGGGAGGAGGCCAAGCGTGGAGGAAGCAGTCCTGGAGGCAGAAGTAGACAGAGACCCACAGAGATGTGGGAGCACCAGAGTCGGTCTGTTACCCCCAACAAACTTCCCTTCTCCCCCCTAACACCTCCGCTAACTCCCAGCAAGATGCCTCGCTTTGCTTACCCGGCCGTCCCACCCAAGGCCAAACACTTCCAGTCCCCTAACCGCCTCTATCAACCTCAGCACCACCCGCCCTCCTCCCCGTCCTCTCCATCCCCGCAGCCTTCCCCCACACAGAAAGCCTTCAGTTACCTCCATGCCCAGGCAGGAGGTGTCAACGGGGCTCCACGGGGGCTCTCTAAGCCTCTGCCTGGAGCTGTCCCTCTGCTGGGACCCCGGCCTGGACAGGGTCCACCTGATGACGCACAGAGAGGCCCGCACAAGAAGCGCGCCCAAAGCCTGACTCGATACGCTCTCTCCGACGGTGAGCCGGACGAAGACGATGACCTCGCTCCCCACTGcacctctgcttcctctgcagCCATGCCCTCCTATGCCACCCTGTCGCGCAGGCCGGGACGCGGGCACACAAGCGCCACAGGGACCCAGCGCCACATCAACCGCAGCCACTCCTTCGCCGTGCGATCCCGACGCAAAggcccgccgccgccgccacccaAGAGGATGAGCTCAGTAAGCGGCAGCCCAGTGCGGCAACCAGGCAATGGGAAAGTGGTGGAGCCAGAGGTGAAGGGAGgggtggagacagagagcacGGGCAGTGTGAGGAGCATTGCAGCCAGGCTAGAGGGAAGCAGCGGGAGTAGTCCATCCAGGAGGATAGATATACCACCGACTCAGATCACAGTTTCACCTGTTTTCAGCCCTGTTTCCTCCCCGAATCCATATGGGATGACTCACATCATCCAACAGCACTCTAAACCTGTCCCTGCTCTGGGCCTGGGGGGcctgaggaggacaggaagcGAGAGGGCAGAAGTGGAGACTAACAGACAAAGAGGTGGAGGTGCAGAGGGAACactggaagagaaacagaaggcAAGGAAAAGTGAAAGAATATCAAAGAATGGCACTGCTTCTCCAAAGCACGGCTCCGGTGGCCACCTCCCTTTCGCCGAAGAAGGCAACCTCACTATCAAACAGCGGCCCAGGGTAGCAGTTGTCACCCAAGGAGACTTTGAAGTCAAGAGTCCTCCGGAGGGTCCATTCCAGACCCCGAACAGCCTGGAGCTCCCAGAGTTCAATCTGAAAGAGTCTGACACGGTGAAAAGGCGTCACAAACCCAAAGACTCGTCGACACCCGAGGAGGCTACCACCCCCAACAGAGACGACAACCACCCGCAGACCAAGAGTCTCCATACACGTGAGGACGTCAGTACACTGAGCGACGATGAATCGCAAAGGCCGGGGAATGTGTTCCAGAGAGTGGGCTCCATGGGAAAAGGCCCGAAGCCTCCAGTGTCCTCAAAGCCTTCCAGTCCTCTCAAAGAACCCCCTAACAGCAAACCAACAACCCCCCAGAAAACAGTGTCTCCGGTGCAAGCCATTGCACAAACGGCCATTCCCAAACTGACCAGTGTGCAGATTCACACGGTTTCTCCAAAGCTGGGgggcagcatacacacacagacatgtataCCCGGTCCCAAACTTGTGAAACACCCACAGATACTGATGTCCAAGCCAGAGAGTCCACAGAAAGCTGCCGGTTTGTCTGCATCAAGACTCCCTCAGCCCAGCATGGCCTCAACATCAACAGCAGGTAACACTGGCCAAAAACCCCCAAAACTTGTTTTGTGACAACATTGCCtcaaaatgcattcatttttagaTGAATCCTTTCCTTCTTGTCCCTCAGTTCCGAACCTAACCGTGGTCCAGAGCGTTGCGTTCGCGGCTCCGTCCTCCCCAGCTGCTCCGGCCCCTTCGTATCCCACCTCGGCGCTACTGGGTCAGGCAGGGAAAGCGGGGACACCCCTGGCTGGTGCGGCCGGTCTGGAGGTGCTGGCTCAGAAGAGGATGGAGCAAACCAGTACGTCACTGGAGGCGGCTCTGAAAGTGGTGGAGAACAAACTGGCACACGGGGGCGGTGTGGACGGGTAAGGACGACTGATCTACACTCACATGTTGGTGGGGTGGTTGTGTGCTCGCAGTTGGAACAATGTCTGGATAAGGTGTAACACCTCTTTACGTAGATCACAAATTCATTGTAATTTCTGCACTATTATATACATAGTTGTACGCACACAGTTttctgtgcaatgagggattattagcAACATTTCAGGCAAAGTGTTTTAGATAATTGAACTTAAGTGAGCGCAATGTTATTATTGGCTCTACGTACCTGTGTCAGTGCGCTTGTAACACAGCCCCGTTTGCTTCACAGcggcagcagcacagtgaaggCGGCAGGAAATATTCTGGATGACATCGGCAACATGTTCGACGACCTGGCTGACCAGCTGGACGCCATGTTGGAGTGACGTCCCCGACCTCCGCCTCGCGGGGACTAAAGCAGGACCTTTCACGCCGGTAAGAGCAGGGGGCAGCGGAGGGCTCGGCACCTCCTCGCTGACTCCGGATGAATCAATAAGTGCACATTTGAGGATTTCCGGCACAACTTTTCCTCAATATTGCcccgttttttttgttgtttttttcccaacgTGAGCACTTCGCCTTAGGACACACACCTGGGAATGTTATTGGAGCaataacaaacagcagctgcgaGATCAGCctccagatgtctgtgtgtgttcagtatatTATCACTAAAGGGAATAAGGGTCCATTTTATTCACACGTTACCTGTAAATGTATAGATAAGTCTATGGTggcactgtgtatgtgtgtagtcATATCTTTATACTGAGTATATTTATACTtctatatgtttgttttttaacaaatgGAATTCCTTTTGACTTAAATCATTCTAGTGTATATTAGCATTactgtgttatatatatatatatatatattttgctgCTTATTGTCTATAACACGGggaaaatattgtttattgtattaAAAGCAGCATATTCCATGTGTGTACGTTTTATCCTCTTCAGGAAGCACATTAAGTGAGGAAACATTCTTTCTTTGAGTCGTTATTGAAAAGACATGTTTCTCAGGCGTGACTGCTGTGGAGTAAAGTTGATATTCAGAGACTGTGGAGCTCAGTCCACCTCCCACCAACGGTTCGGAAGGTTTTTACAGCTCACCTCAGGGTGCTATTAAGTGAATTTACTGTAAGTGTGCTGATTCCAAAGAATGAGAGAtgcttttaaacatttcaacagtGGCCTGTTACAAAGCATTTCAAGAGATAATAATTAGAATTAGTCTTTCAAAGTGACCGAACACTGTAAGagatttacagttttacaaagCATGAGTATGGAGTCTGAAGTGTGCcactgaaataattaaaatacatgtttaattgcaattatttttattttttttacattgtttttttaaaaattgtaaatgtattaattaaaataGCATTTAACTATGCATTATAAAACTGAAagtataaagaaataaaaaataattacatttgcttattgatatttttatttcaccttTTACATCTTCAAATGGAATCACAAAATTACTTTTGAAAAGG encodes:
- the LOC139303088 gene encoding caskin-2-like: MGKEQDLLVAVKSGDLLLAHKLLSKVKCNKTKLLGSAKRLNINYQDSDGFSALHHAALTGTTELLSLLLEAQATVDIKDINGMRPLHYAAWQGKADSVLLLLRAGASVNSPSHDGQIPLHLSAQYGHYEVSEMLLQHQSNPCLLNKAKKTPLDLSCEFGRLKVAQLLLSSNMVAALLEGEGGHDGLDSPSTTPLHLAARNGHKDTIKLLLKAGIDINRATKAGTSLHEAALYGKTEVVRLLLDAGINVNMRNTYNQTALDIVNQFTTSTASREIKQLLREASSSLQVRAVKDYWNLHDPTALNLRAGELIMVLEQHSDGRWKGHIHDTQRGTDRVGFFPPSVVEVLSRRAGGTLSRQASMPCQRQHFTSRAPPSSHGPAPQTDNSHTLGFDPTGAPPDSQLSAPASPASPTQDIWVLRRSPTGDRNSVGSAGSVGSSRSAGSGQSSDSGHKQNGTQSRHNADPGKLAPSAGESGDHLHITGADHSKQADGTTGGSRRQVNGTPQKGFVRPEQLLEGKDCEAIYQWLCEFQLEQYTSNFINAGYDVPTISRMTPEDLTAIGVTKPGHRKKISMEIGKLSIPEWLPDYIPSDLGEWLSVIGLPQYQKRLCDNGYDSITIVKDITWEDLQEIGITKLGHQKKLMLAVKRLSDLQRSRNHSDRAGGGTLRRKPPAALELVAIEHTPTHNVHTRSDASSDDCCPSPRTPRTLLSFQDSELSAELQNAMMGRAGGGAAEAFGIRGVTSATAISAMSVSQESISVRSRGSGNSGNSNSGYSQDHQAVQSSARAASRSEESLGSGVGEEAKRGGSSPGGRSRQRPTEMWEHQSRSVTPNKLPFSPLTPPLTPSKMPRFAYPAVPPKAKHFQSPNRLYQPQHHPPSSPSSPSPQPSPTQKAFSYLHAQAGGVNGAPRGLSKPLPGAVPLLGPRPGQGPPDDAQRGPHKKRAQSLTRYALSDGEPDEDDDLAPHCTSASSAAMPSYATLSRRPGRGHTSATGTQRHINRSHSFAVRSRRKGPPPPPPKRMSSVSGSPVRQPGNGKVVEPEVKGGVETESTGSVRSIAARLEGSSGSSPSRRIDIPPTQITVSPVFSPVSSPNPYGMTHIIQQHSKPVPALGLGGLRRTGSERAEVETNRQRGGGAEGTLEEKQKARKSERISKNGTASPKHGSGGHLPFAEEGNLTIKQRPRVAVVTQGDFEVKSPPEGPFQTPNSLELPEFNLKESDTVKRRHKPKDSSTPEEATTPNRDDNHPQTKSLHTREDVSTLSDDESQRPGNVFQRVGSMGKGPKPPVSSKPSSPLKEPPNSKPTTPQKTVSPVQAIAQTAIPKLTSVQIHTVSPKLGGSIHTQTCIPGPKLVKHPQILMSKPESPQKAAGLSASRLPQPSMASTSTAVPNLTVVQSVAFAAPSSPAAPAPSYPTSALLGQAGKAGTPLAGAAGLEVLAQKRMEQTSTSLEAALKVVENKLAHGGGVDGGSSTVKAAGNILDDIGNMFDDLADQLDAMLE